A window of Ascaphus truei isolate aAscTru1 chromosome 16, aAscTru1.hap1, whole genome shotgun sequence contains these coding sequences:
- the IDS gene encoding iduronate 2-sulfatase, with protein sequence MAWTLLRGFTPGIPIVSLLVTCCFVAGFATCEQHDQRKESQPGGLNVLLLIVDDLRPSLGCYGDSVVKSPNIDQLASKSVLFTNAYAQQAVCAPSRVSFLTGRRPDTTRLFDFNSYWRQHAGNFSTMPQYFKEHGYVTMSVGKVFHPGISSNHSDDYPYSWSTRAFHPSSEKYENTKTCKGKAGDLHANLVCPVDVSEVPEGTLPDIQSTQEAIRLLQTVKRQDAPFFLAVGYHKPHIPFRFPKEFLKLYPIENISLASDPDVPKKLPTVAYNPWMDIREREDVQALNISVPYGPIPTHFQLLMRQSYFASVSYLDTQIGELLSTLDHLALSNNTIIVFASDHGWSLGEHGEWAKYSNFDVATRVPLMFYVPGVTDTIPQPEQSVFTYRDPFSYNPGRRLPGKSRKIVVELVSLFSTIAELAGLPAPPACPQPSFGTALCTEGRSIASHFNISDANDCDIVESVAYSCYPRPSDIPQWNSDLPDLKDIKIMGYSIRTIDYRYTLWAAFDPATFKPNFEDLHGGELYMVETDPNQDHNLYNAPTHVDIARKYFGFLMRHFL encoded by the exons ATGGCCTGGACGCTGCTGAGAGGGTTCACCCCAGGAATCCCCATCGTTAGTCTGCTTGTCACTTGCTGCTTTGTTGCTGGGTTTGCTACATGTGAACAGCACGATCAGAGAAAGGAGTCTCAGCCAG GTGGTCTCAATGTACTTCTCTTAATTGTTGATGATCTGCGCCCGAGTCTTGGCTGTTATGGTGACAGCGTGGTGAAATCCCCGAACATTGATCAGCTGGCGTCTAAAAGTGTGCTATTTACTAACGCTTATGCACAG CAAGCGGTGTGTGCTCCGAGCAGGGTGTCCTTCCTAACCGGCCGAAGGCCCGACACGACTCGGCTTTTTGACTTTAATTCCTACTGGAGGCAGCATGCAGGGAACTTCTCAACCATGCCTCAGTACTTTAAAGAACACGGTTATGTCACCATGTCTGTCGGGAAAGTGTTCCACCCAG GTATTTCATCGAATCATAGCGATGACTATCCATACAGTTGGTCAACTCGTGCATTCCACCCCTCTTCTGAAAAGTACGAGAACACGAAG ACTTGTAAGGGTAAAGCTGGTGACCTTCATGCCAACCTGGTTTGTCCCGTGGATGTCTCAGAGGTCCCCGAGGGAACCTTACCTGATATACAAAGCACGCAAGAAGCCATCAGACTGTTGCAGACTGTGAAACGGCAGGACGCCCCCTTTTTCCTCGCTGTTGGCTATCATAAGCCACATATCCCATTCAGATTTCCTAAA gaGTTCCTAAAGTTATATCCCATAGAAAACATTTCGTTGGCATCTGACCCGGACGTTCCGAAGAAACTACCTACTGTTGCTTACAATCCATGGATGGATATTCGTGAGCGGGAGGATGTGCAAGCATTAAATATCAGCGTTCCATATGGTCCTATTCCGACGCATTTCCAG CTTCTGATGCGCCAGAGTTATTTTGCCTCCGTTTCTTACCTAGACACCCAGATTGGAGAGTTGTTGAGTACATTGGATCACCTCGCGCTTTCTAATAATACCATCATTGTGTTCGCTTCCGATCATG GGTGGTCATTGGGAGAGCATGGAGAATGGGCAAAGTACAGCAACTTCGACGTAGCTACTCGGGTGCCCCTGATGTTCTATGTACCAGGAGTGACTGATACTATTCCTCAACCAGAGCAGTCTGTTTTTACGTACAGGGACCCTTTTAGCTACAACCCAGGGAGGAGACTTCCAG gaaaATCCAGGAAAATTGTTGTTGAATTGGTTTCTCTGTTTTCCACCATCGCTGAACTGGCCGGGCTCCCCGCCCCTCCTGCGTGCCCACAGCCCTCGTTTGGTACGGCGCTCTGCACGGAGGGGCGGAGCATTGCTTCGCACTTCAATATCTCGGATGCCAATGACTGTGACATTGTGGAATCTGTTGCATATAGCTGTTACCCCCGACCTTCCGACATTCCTCAGTGGAACTCCGATCTGCCCGATCTGAAAGATATTAAAATCATGGGCTATTCCATCCGCACCATCGATTATAGATATACTTTATGGGCGGCCTTTGACCCTGCAACCTTTAAACCCAATTTCGAGGACTTGCATGGAGGAGAGCTATATATGGTTGAGACTGACCCAAACCAAGATCATAACTTGTATAATGCTCCTACACATGTTGATATTGCTAGGAAATATTTTGGCTTCCTGATGCGACATTTTTTGTAA